In the genome of Candidatus Sericytochromatia bacterium, the window GCGTGTTCACGCATCAGACGGACCAGTTCATCCGGGTTGTCGGAGTTGGCCAGGGCATCGTCCGCTGAGATGACGGCATTGCAGTAGTGCTTGAACAGGGCCTGGTTCTGGCTCTGCATGCCGTCGTATTCGCTGGTGCGGAGAATCTGGTAAAGCGCATCGGTGTTGCCCTTCTGGATATGGGCTTTGGTATTTTCCCCTCGCGCATTGGGGGTGACCAGAAAGATCTCGAGCGAAGCCACCCGCCCTGGCTTGTCAGCCCTGGGAATCAGGCGCTGGGCCACGCTGGCCTTCAGCGCACTGGCCAGTTGGAGGCGCACACCCTCCTGTTCGTGAGGAGGAAAGGTGTTGATCAACCGGTTGATGGTCTGAATGGCGTCATTGGTATGCAGGGTGCTCATGACCAGGTGGCCCGTCTCTGCCGCCTTCAGGCCCGACGTGATGGTCTCGGCATCCCGCATCTCCCCGATCAGGATGATGTCAGGCTTCTGCCTCAAGGCCCCGCGCATCGCATTCGAAAAGCTCATCGAATCGACCTCCATCTCCCGCTGGGTGAAGATGGCCTGCTTCGGCTCGTAGACGAATTCGACCGGGTTCTCAAGCGTCAAGACATGGATCCGCCGATTGCCATTAGCGAAGTCAATCAACGCTGCCAGGCTGGTGGTTTTCCCGGAACCCGTCTGACCGGTGATCAGAATCAACCCCTGACGTTCGAAAACGGTCTTCTTCAGAACGGCAGGCAGGCCAAGCACCTCGGCCGGCAAGATCTCATTGGCAATCACCCGCAACACCATCCCGGCTGCCCCTTGGGCCTGGTAGATGTTGCAGCGAAAACGACCGATACCCGGAACGGGGAAGGCAAGGTCCATCTCCCGTGATTCGTCAAAAATACGACGCTGCTTCTCCGACATGAGCGACTCGACGTAATAGCGCGTCGTCTCCGGCGTCAGCACCCCAAAATCCTCAAAGGGAGTCACCTGCCCGCGCAACACACCACACGGCGGATGTCCCGCCTTGATATGAATGTCTGCACAGCCGTATTCCACGAGGTGAGCCAGCACGTTGAACAGCGGGTGAATGCCTGCCGACTGCTCCTGCGGCGTCGGTTCGAGCGGCACGTAAGGCTCGGGCGTTCGCCGAGGAACCGGGTACACACGTTCCCACTGCGCCAGTTCGTCAAGGACCTCCCCTGGCACGTCAAGCTGGGTCAGGATTTTTCG includes:
- a CDS encoding PilT/PilU family type 4a pilus ATPase is translated as MSASGQLVSTAELPCEAPAMAATGRYLAAVPVLADLLREELAPRLSRSTTDGEFRALRRDALQAVVTRQREAKHPYKVIHFAEEQVPCKMEGCRESVVGVYVEIVNPVTRADLKIPARIAHNLTHHASGLALEPLRNMGNSPFGDAEVQLDAAAVRKILTQLDVPGEVLDELAQWERVYPVPRRTPEPYVPLEPTPQEQSAGIHPLFNVLAHLVEYGCADIHIKAGHPPCGVLRGQVTPFEDFGVLTPETTRYYVESLMSEKQRRIFDESREMDLAFPVPGIGRFRCNIYQAQGAAGMVLRVIANEILPAEVLGLPAVLKKTVFERQGLILITGQTGSGKTTSLAALIDFANGNRRIHVLTLENPVEFVYEPKQAIFTQREMEVDSMSFSNAMRGALRQKPDIILIGEMRDAETITSGLKAAETGHLVMSTLHTNDAIQTINRLINTFPPHEQEGVRLQLASALKASVAQRLIPRADKPGRVASLEIFLVTPNARGENTKAHIQKGNTDALYQILRTSEYDGMQSQNQALFKHYCNAVISADDALANSDNPDELVRLMREHA